GGGCTAAAGCTCATCAACTGGTATGATCAGCTCGGGCGGGATGCGAAGCGCCTTGAAATGGCGAGGGAAGAAATTTCCTGGGGCAAGATATCGGGCGCCGTAGGTACATATGCCCATTGCCCTCCAGAGATCGAAGCGAGGGCTTGTGCGGTTTTGGGCCTGAGGCCAGCTGCGGTATCCAATCAAATATTGCAGCGGGATGCTCATGCTCATCTGTTGGCCGTCCTCGCTATAATGGGTACTGCCGTAGAGCGGATGGCCCTGGAGATAAGACACCTTCAGCGCACTGAGGTCTTGGAGGCGCTTGAACCCTTCGGCAAAGGGCAAAAAGGCTCAAGCGCCATGCCGCATAAGCGCAATCCCATCACCTGCGAGCGGCTCTGCGGGATGGCAAGGTTGCTTCGAGGCTACGCCCAAGTGGCGATGGAAAACGTGGCGTTATGGCACGAGCGCGATATAAGCCACTCGTCCGCAGAGAGAGTCATATGGCCAGATGCCTTCCACATCGCCCACTACATGCTTAAAACTACGCAGAGGGTCGTAGTTGGGATGGAAGTGGACGCGAAGCGCATGGAAGAGAACCTCAACCTGACCAAGGGGCTCATATTCAGCCAAAGCGTCTTGTTGACCCTCGTGGATGCCGGCATGGCGAGAGACGAGGCTTATGCTGTGGTCCAGGAGGATGCGATGCGCGCGTTCAAGGAGGGCATTCCTTTCATCGATGTCTTAAGGGCGGACGAACGCGTAACCGCTCGTATCGGAGAGAGCGATCTCAAGAAAGCCCTTGACCCCAAAGGATATCTGAAACACATAGATGATATTTTTGGGCGTTTCACTCGCCCTGAGTAGAAAATAGAAAGGGGTGCGCAGTATGGCCGTTCCCGATAGGAATATGGCCCTTGAGCTGGTAAGGGTAACCGAGGCTGCGGCGATGGCGGCAGGGAGGTGGATGGGCAGAGGCGATAAAAACGCTGCCGATGGAGCGGCAGTGGAGGCGATGCGTTTCGTACTCAACACCGTCCGCATGGACGGGGTTGTCGTCATAGGGGAAGGGGAAAAGGATGAAGCACCTATGCTCTATAACGGCGAGCGATTGGGAAGCGAATCCGAGCCCAAGGTCGATATAGCCGTAGATCCGATCGACGGCACCCGGTTGACAGCTATGGGCTTGCCTGGTGCTGTTAGCGTGGTGGCTGTAGCCGAGCGCGGTACGATGTACGATCCGCGCCATATCTTTTACATGAACAAAATAGCCACAGGCCCCGAAGCGGCGGGTGAAATTGACATCGAAGCGCCGGTGCGCGAGAACCTCGCCAGAGTGGCGAAGGCAAAAAGGAAGTCTGTGGAAGATATTGCCGTGGTGATACTTGACCGTCCACGCCATGAAGGCCTGATAAAAGAGGTAAGGAGCGCTGGCGCCAGGATAAGACTGATTCAGGACGGAGACATTTCTGGCGCTCTCACTACCTGCATATCGGGAAGCGGCATCGACCTTCTCCTCGGCATAGGCGGTTCTCCTGAGGCCGTCGTGTCTGCCTGTGCCATTAAGTGCGTGGGAGGGAATATGATGTGCAAACTATGGCCCCGCAATGATGACGAGGCTTCGCGATGCCGCGAGCTCGGAATGGATCTTGACGCCGTGTTAGGCCTCGATGACCTCGTAAATAGCGATAATGTCTTCTTCGCTGCCACAGGCGTGACCGACGGAGAACTGCTGCGCGGCGTTCGTTATGAAGGGGAGCATATACGAACTCATTCGCTCGTAATGCGCTCTTTGAGCGGCACAATCCGATATGTAGAGGCTATACACCGCCTCTCTAAACTTCAGACTATAAGCGACATATCTTACGGTCCGCGCTTCGCTTAGAACGCTCCTCAAGCTGCACTTAAATAAAGGCAAAGGCGACTGCGCTTGCCAATGACAAACGGACCGATTATAATACGAACTACAATATAAACATGCGGACATAGCTCAGCTGGTAGAGCATCGGCTTCCCAAGCCGAGGGTCGCGGGTTCGAATCCCGTTGTCCGCTCCAGGGAAAGGGGAGGGGGAGGGAAATCCTCCTCCTTTTTTATATTTTGCACAGAGGACGAGAAAGCCGAACTATTACATCGCTCGGTGATTATAGACATGAGCATGACTCGGTGTAGTGTCTCGATTTTTTTGGTCCTCATGCTTGCAGAGTTATAGGGGTTGCAGGCACTGAATGTGCAGAAATTACAATCGTGTGGTTAGTGATTTGTAGACTAAAATCTGAAATTTGACTTAGCTTAGTGATAGATAGTAATATACACTTTGTCTGTGTTGCGAGTTTAAGCATAAAAACTACACAGTTGTTTTTGTAGGAGGTAAATATATTGCCTGATGATCTTATGAGCAAGATAAAGGACACGGAATCTGAAGCCCGGCGAGTTATAGAAGAAGCCAGGAAAGAGGCGCGCCGTATAATTTCCGAGACCAAGGCAAAGGCCGAAAAGATGCTCGAGGAGACCAATCAACGAGCGCGATCGGAATATCGCGAGGCGATAAATCGTATCGAGAAAGAAGCAGAGGTTGCCTCCCAGAAGATCGTCGAAAAAAGCATTGCCGAGAGTCGCAAGTTTATCGAGAAACACCGCTCTATAGTTCCTGAGATAGCTGTTTGGTTGGCTGAAGAGGTGAGGACAAGGTATGGCCATAGTAGAGCTTAAGCATGTTGACCTCTTGGTTCACTCGTCAGTCGAGAATGAGGTTGCGGCTGAAATTCAACGGCTGAGCTTCTGTGAACCTATTTCGCTTATCGGAGAAGAAGAAGACCGATCATCTCATGCAGCTAAAATGCGATTCTACGAGGAAAGGTTATCCGACGCCCGATTCGTCCTACGATTTTTAGAACCGTATTATCAAGGGAAAGAGGATAAAATAGCGTGGCTTCTGGGCGAAAGACCCAAAAGACGGTGGGAGGAGCTGGTCGGTTCAGAAAGTCAGCTCGCTCTTCAAGATTTGAGCCAGCGATTGCGGTCAATAGAGCGCAGAATGGCCGAGTTGCGTTCGGAGCTTTCAAATTTACAGGCGCAAAAAACCTTGTTGAAGCGGCTCAGTGGCTTTCCTTATCCTCTTGCCATCATTTCCGGCACAGATACCCTGAGTGCCCAAATTGGTACGATTGCCGTAGAAGAGATCCAGTCTCTTTTGGATTTACTGAAGAGCAACCTCGATCCCCAAAAATGCGAATGGTTCATTGCTCCGCCGCAAGGCAAGGATAAGGATACTCTTGTAGTTATTATCTATTTGAAGGATCTTGATTCATCTATAGCGGAGATAAGCGAAAAATGCAAGCTCTCAAGCGTTGAATTGCCGCGAGAACTTAAAGGCAAGATAGAAGACGAAATAAGAGGTATCGACGAGAAGGAAGAAAGGCTTTTGAGTGAAAGGGAAGATCTTGAGCTGGAGATTCAAAATGCGGCGGAACGTTATATTCCAGCAGTTAGAGAGCTTCACGATTATTACACCACCCTCAAAGACCGACATCAGGCCCTAAGCGAAGGCAAACATAGCGATCAGACGTCTTTCTTGAGCTTTTGGGTTCCGTTGCCCTGTATAGATCTTTTTAAGCAGAAGTTAGCGCGGTGGAGCAACATGATGGAGATGGGGATCTATGATCCGCTGCCTCATGAAGAACCACCGATCATTCTAACAAACCCTCGACTTATCCAACCATTTGAGCCGCTGACCACGCTATACGGCTTGCCCGCCTATGGAGGGGTTGATCCTACGCCTCATATGTCGCCCTATTTCTGTCTCTTTTTCGGTTTTTGTCTGGGCGATGGGGTCTATGGGGTCGCCTTGGCTTTGCTTTCTGCCTATTTGCTTTTACGATATGACGTTAAGGGTGGCTTAAAGCGCTTTTTAACGCTCTTTTTACTGTGCGGTTTGTCTTCGGTAGCGATAGGAGCGCTCACCGGGTCCTGGGCTGGAAACGCGATCGACGCGTTCGGCATTTTGAGACCCTTAAAGCCACTCAAAGACGCCGTGATGGTAGGCGACCCGACGAGCGATCCGCTTTCTTTCTTGGCAGTGGCCCTTGCCTTGGGCATTGTACAGATCCTCTACGGCCTATCTTTGGCCTTCGCGGACGCCTGGAGAAAGGGTGATCGCTTAGGAGCGGTGGGCGACAAGGGGAGTTGGATCGTCCTGATAATAGGACTTCTCCTTTGGGGAGGAGGGGCAATGGGTTATCTGAGCGGCGCTTTAGGGAATATAGGAAAGCTGTTAGCGATAGTCGGTGCGATCACGATAGTGGCCACGCAAGGCAGAACGAGAAAGAACCCCATTGCGAAAACATTGGTCGGACTGATCAGCCTCTACAACATAACATCCTATTTGGGTGATACGTTGAGTTATAGCCGTTTGCTCGCTTTAGGCATGGCCAGCGCAGTCGTCGGGATGATCATAAACACCCTTTCGGGGCTGCTCTCCGGTATTCCTTGGGTTGGACCCATCTTGGGCGTTTGCCTCTTCATTATGGGGCACATTTTTAGCTTGGCAGTGAACTCCTTAGGAGCTTTTGTGCACTCCTTACGCCTTCAGTATGTAGAGTTTTTTAGTAAATTTTATTCGGCCGGCGGACGACCCTTTCGTCCACTGTGTTACGAGATGCGTTATATATCTTTAGTTGATGAGGAAATAAAGTAGAAGAAGGGAGTGTGACGGTTTTAATGGAATTGGGTATGGTGTTTACAATCTTGGGTGCTGCTTTGGCTACAGGTCTTGCTGGCATAGGATCGGCTATCGGAGTAGGCATTGCGGGTGAGTCTGGGGCTGGCGTGCTCACCGAAGACCCTGGCAAATTTGGTTTGGTGCTCCTCCTTCAGGCGCTGCCGGGGACTCAGGGCATTTACGGTCTGCTCACGGCATTTTTTGCGATAATGAAGGTTGGGCTTTTGGGCGGGGCTCCTGCGAGTTTGACCGTATGGCAGGGATTAGGGATCATGTTCGCCTGCGTACCCATAGCTATAGGCGGATATCTTTCTGCCATCTCTCAGGGAAAGGCGTCAGCCTCGTGCATTCAGCTGATCGCCAAGAGACCTGGAGAGATAGGCAAAGCCATCATTTTGCCGGCCATGGTTGAGACGTACGCAGTATTGGCGCTTTTGATGAGCATAATTCTCTTGAATGGCATACAGATATAGCCTGTAGGGGAGACAATTATGGCCTTGCAGGATATTGTAACTAAGATAGAGTCAGATGCCCGTCAACAAGCTAAGGAAATCGTTGAGAAGGCTCAAGAACAGGCAAAAACGATCCTCTCCGAGGCCGAAAAAGAGGCCCGTGAAATAGAAGAGGAATGGCGCAAGAGGTATCAGAGGGAAAGGGATGGAATATTTAAACGGCGAGAAATTGTGGCCCATTTGGACGCCAGGAAGCTGCGCCTTGCAGCACAAAGAGAATTGATCGATGAGGCTTTCGCCGAAAGCATCAACAAGTTACAGCAACTTAATGGTGAAGAATATACAAGCTGGATGAGCGCTCTCCTTGAAGAAGCCCTTCAGAGTGTTGAGAATAAGCGTGGCGAAGTATTATTGTGTGAGAAAGAGAAAGTTCTCAATGAGGGATGGATCAGGCGCTTTAACGAAGAACATGGCACCAATCTTGTTATTGCAAAAGAAAGGCTCAGCGCGTCTGGTGGCTTTCTGCTGAGAATTGAAAGGGTGGAAGTGAATTGCACTTTTGAGAAGTTGGTTGATTTCGTCCGCGATGATTTGGAACCAGAGGTAGTGCATCGCTTCCTTGCCAGATAGGCGTGAACGAGATGACGGGAAATAAGGCGTTCGTTTATGCAATAGCCAGGCTTAAGGCGATGGAAAATCGCCTTCTCGATCGCGGTATATTTCAGCGCATGATCGAGAGCGAAGACGTCCAAGCAGCCCTTAGGATTCTTGGCGAGACCAGCTACGCGAAATGGTTTTCCTCTTCCGAGGCGGATATTTCCTTTGATCAGGTGTTGGACTCAGAACTGCAAAGCTTTTATGACGAAGTGGAGAAGTTTGTGCCCGATAATTCTCTCATTTTGCTCTTTCGCTTACCTTACGATTACCACAACGTCAAAGTGGTTTTGAAGAGCTTCATATCACAACGGTTGGGCGGAGAGAAGCGCTGGGATCTTTTGACTCCCCTTGGTTCCATCCCCACGGATGATCTCGTTTTGGCCATCGAAACCGAAGATTTTAGCTTCCTTCCTTATGGGTTCAATGTCCTTTTGCCGCAATGCCTTTCTTTGTGGGAGCAGTCACGCGATATGCTGGAGATCGAGCGCATCTTGGATGCCCATCTTTTTAATAGCCTCGTCGCTCTGTCTAAAAAGTTGCCCTACGACGGCATTGACTATTATGTGAAAGATAAGATAGATGCCGAAAACATCCGGACGGCGCTCAGGCTCAAGCGGGCAAACACCGAGGCAAATAAGATATCTGGGTTTTTCCACGAAGGAGGCACCTACACGCCAGATCTGTTAATGCGCCTGATCGAGGAGCCTTTGGAAGGATGGCAAAGGATCCTATCGTTTGGTGACGCCGTGAGCGCTTTAGAGTCTTTGCAGGAGGTTCATCAAGAAGCCGAGATGTTAGTGCAGCTGGAAAGGGTCTTAGATGATTTTCTTACAAAAATTTTAGACAAATGTCGCTATGATGCTTTTTCTCCGGAGCAAATATTACGCCACATCCATCTCAAGGAGACGGAGATAAAGAATTTGAGGATTACTCTTGTGGGAAAAACGAGCGGTGTCAGCGGAAATGTTATAAGGGGGTTGCTGCGATATGTCCCCTAAAGGGCTTTATATGGCTGCGCTGGGAGATTATGAAAGCGTGCTGCCACTTCAAGCCGTGGGCATACAGTCCTTCATCGTCAAAGAAGACATATCCGAGGTGGAGCTCGGTAAGTTGTTGCATCGCCTCATGGATGGCCAATGTGCGGTGGTCTTTGTAGTTGAGTGGCTATTCGAGCAATACGCTCATTTGATAGATGAATTTGTCAGCAATAGCGAGATCAGCGCTATCCCCATACCGAACGTCAAAGGTTCGCGAGGAATTGGCGCAGAGTTGATTAGACAGTGGGTGGAACAAGCAGTAGGCATGGACATATTCTCATGAAAAATAACCTTCTTTCTGTCCTCCTATCCATGCTATGCACTTTTGGAGGTGACAATATTGGCTAATATCGTAGGAGTCATATCGCGGATATCGGGCCCCCTCGTTGTGGCGAGCGGCATGTCGGGCGCATCTATGTATGAGGTTGTTCGCGTAGGAGAGCTTGGCCTTGTGGGAGAGATAATCGAGCTGAAAGGAGATACGGCTTCGATTCAGGTCTATGAGGAAACGTCTGGATTAAAGCCAGGAGAACCCGTCGTAGCTACTGGAGCCCCTCTGAGCGCTGAACTTGGACCAGGTTTGATCGAGCAGATATACGACGGCATACAGAGGCCTCTCAATATCATCGAAAGCGAGACCCAAAGCCCCTACATACCACGAGGCATCACTTTGCCAGCCCTTGATCGAGAAAAAAAATGGGATTTCGAGCCGCGCGTAAAAGCGGGCGAAGATGTGGAGCCCGGTGCTATCCTCGGCGTGATTCAAGAGACCATTCTCGTCGAGCATCGCGTCGTCCTTCCTCCCGGGGTTAGCGGTAAAGTGAAGGATATAAAATCTGGCAGCTTCACTGTGGAAGACGTCATAGCCGTAATCGAAGGTGACGGCTGCGCCCATGAGGTGAGAATGTTACAACGCTGGCCCGTAAGGCAACCGCGCCCCGTGGCGAGGAGGCTTCCGCCAGTCGTTCCACTTCTCACTGGACAGCGCGTCATCGATACGTTTTTCCCTATAGCCAGGGGCGGGACGGCATGCGTGCCTGGACCTTTCGGCTCTGGCAAGACTGTCATCCAACATCAGCTCGCCAAGTGGGCGGATGCGGAAATAGTGGTCTACATAGGATGTGGCGAGCGGGGCAACGAAATGACCGATGTGCTCTTAGAGTTCCCGGACCTTGAAGACCCGCGGACGGGAGAGCCACTCATGAAGAGGACAATCCTCATAGCCAACACCTCGAATATGCCTGTGGCTGCAAGGGAAGCCAGCGTATATACGGGTATCACCTTGGCCGAGTATTATCGCGATATGGGCTACTCCGTAGCCCTCATGGCCGATTCAACCTCTCGGTGGGCAGAAGCGCTCCGGGAGATCTCCGGCAGGCTCGAAGAGATGCCTGGAGAGGAAGGATACCCGGCATATTTGGGAACGCGCTTGGCCTCGTTTTACGAAAGAGCCGGTAGGGCTATATGCCTAGGAAAGGATCAAAGGGAAGGGTCCATAACGGTTATCGGGGCGGTCTCTCCTCCAGGAGGAGACCTTTCTGAGCCGGTGAGCCAAAATACGCTGCGCGTGACCAAGGCCTTCTGGGGATTAGACGCCAACCTAGCCTACCAGCGGCATTTTCCGGCCATCAATTGGCTCGATAGCTATTCCCTCTACGTCGATCGCTTGGGAGAATATTGGGATGAGCGATATGACGGCGAATGGAGCGCGCTGCGCACGGAAGCCATGTCGATCTTGGAGGACGAGGATAGGTTGAGGGAGATCGTACGCTTGGTGGGTATAGATGCTCTCTCTAAGGAAGAGAGGCTGCTCCTTGAAACCGCCAAGTCGCTCAGGGAAGATTTTCTACACCAAAACGCCTTTCACGAGATCGATACTTACGCCTCTATGGACAAGCAATTCCGCATGTTGCGCATCATTCTCACATTCCACCGCGTGGCCATGGAAGCGTTGAAGAGGGGGGCGCAGCTCAAAGACGTAACAGAGCTGGAAGTCAGAGACAAAATAACCAGGATGCGCTATATAGACGAGAAAGAGCTGGAAACGCTCGATACCTTAGAAGAAGAGATCAAGTCACAGGTAGGCCAGCTTGTTCCTGCGGAGGATGATATCTATGTTGCCTAAGGAGTATCGAACTATAAATAGCCTCTCCGGTCCGCTTATGATGGTTGAAAAGGTCGCAGATGTGAGATATGACGAATTGGTCGAGATAGAGCTATCAACCGGAGAGAAGAGAAGGGGACGGGTTCTCGAAGTGACTTCCGATATGGCCTTGGTGCAAGTTTTCGAAGGCACAACCGGCATAGATGTGAAGACCACCAAAGCTACCTTTCTCGGGAAAGTCCTCACGTTGCCGGTGAGCAGGGATATATTGGGTAGGGCCTTCAATGGTAGAGGAGACCCGATAGATGGGGGGGTTTCTATACTGCCTGAGAAGCGCCTCGACGTAAACGGTTATCCCATGAACCCATACTCCCGTGACTATCCGTCGGAATTCATCCAGACGGGCATTTCAACGATAGATGGCATGAATCCTTTAGTGAGAGGGCAAAAGCTACCCGTATTTTCCGGCAGCGGAATGCCGCACAACAACATCGCTGCACAGATAGCCCGTCAGTCTACGGTGCTGAGCGGACAAGAAACGTTCGCCGTTGTCTTCGCTGCCATGGGTATCACTTTCGAGGAGGCCTCCTTCTTTATGGAGGACTTCAGGCGCACAGGAGCGATAGAGAGGACAGTCATGTTCTTGAACCTTGCGGATGACCCGGCAATTGAGCGCATCATGACGCCACGACTTGCCCTCACCTGTGCGGAGTATCTGGCCTTTGACCTCGACATGCACGTTTTGGTCATCTTAACAGATATGACGAACTATTGCGAGGCTTTGAGAGAGATATCCGCCGCCCGCAAGGAAGTTCCTGGAAGAAGAGGGTATCCGGGTTATCTATACACCGACTTAGCGACCATGTACGAAAGGGCGGGCAGGCTCAAGGGCAAAAGTGGTTCTATAACGCAGATCCCAATACTTTCCATGCCGGAGGACGACAAGACCCACCCCATACCGGACCTAACCGGATATATAACAGAGGGGCAGATAATCCTGAGCCGCAGCCTTCACAGAAAGGGAATATATCCCCCCGTTGACGTACTGCCATCGCTTTCACGCTTAAAAGATAAAGGCATAGGTGCTGACAAGACTCGAGAAGACCATGCAGATCTCTTAAATCAGCTGTTTGCCGCTTACGCCAGGGGGAAAGAAGCGAAGGAACTTGCCACGATCCTCGGAGAGGGAGCTTTGACAGAAGAAGACAAGGCCTTCGCGGCATTTTCTGACGCCTTCGAGGATAGATATGTGCGTCAGGGAGAGTATGAAAACCGCAGTATAGAGGAGACTCTTGATTTAGGTTGGGAACTTTTGACCTTGATCCCGACGAGGGAGCTCAAGCGAGTACGGGATGCCTATATCGAAAAATATTTAAAACCGAAAATAAAACAGGACAATGAAGGAAAAGCCGAAGAGGCGGTCGTGCAGAATGCTTAAGGGAGAGAGGCAGTATGGTCAGCAAGCTTAAAGTAAACCCCAATCGCATGGAGCTCTCACGGCTCAAAAAAAGGCTAGCCGTAGCGAGGCGGGGGCATAAGCTCCTCAAGGATAAACAAGATGCCCTCATCAAGGAGTTTCTCGCTAAGGCCAGGGCGACGCGCGAAAAGAGAGGCGAGCTTGAGGCTGAGTTAGCGAGTTGCTACCAAAGCTTCTTGATGGCCCGAGCGCAAATGTTGCCTGCGATGCTCGAACAGGCCCTGCTCTTTGCTATCGGGCAGTGCGAGATACGTAGGTCTTTTCGCAATGTAATGAGCGTCTCAGTTCCTCGCTACGAAGTTACGCAAGAGGGCGGCAGGCTCAATTACGGCCTTGCCATGACTTCGGGCAGCTTGGACGTGGCGCTTGAACGGTTTACCGCTTTGTTGCCGAAGCTGGTCGACCTTGCTGCGGAGGAGAAAGCCCTTCGCCTTATGGCCAAGGAAATAGAGCGCACCAGAAGGCGTGTCAACGCCCTTGAACACGTACTGATTCCGTCTTTCGAGGATGCGATCAAAGAGATAACGATGAAGCTCGACGAGATGGAGCGCTCTAACTTGAGTCGCCTCATGGTCATAAAAGAAATAGTTCGAGCTCATTAAAAAGTCATGAGCGATGAAGTTCGTCCCGCTATAATTTCATATGATGGCGCAATGCCCAATATAGCAGAGGGCGTATTTGTAGCGCCTTCTGCAGTGATTGTGGGAAATGTGACATTGGAAGAAGAATCGAGCGTCTGGTTTCAGGCGGTCATCCGCGGCGACTTAAACGGCATTTGTATCGGTAAGGGCACCAACGTTCAGGACGGATGCGTAATACACGTCACCTATGAACGAGGAGTGAGCGTAGGAGAAGGAGTTACGATCGGCCACGGAGCCATCCTTCACGGATGCACCATAGAAAGTAGATGCCTCGTGGGTATGAGGTCGACCGTGCTCGACGGTTCTTATATAGGCGAAGAGTCGATAGTGGCGGCTGGAAGCCTCGTCACTGAGAATAAAAAATATCCACCGCGCAGTCTAATCATGGGAACTCCTGCAAAAGTGGTGCGCAGTTTGGGCAGTGACGACATAAAGACGATCCTCGCCTTTGCCAGTTCGTATTTGGAGCTGGCAAAGCACTATAGGGGCCTCCTATAAAGGAACGCCCCCGGCGAGACAAAGCCGATTTCTTTATATTCGAATATGTGTTCCGTTGCCCCGACCATTAAATATCCGCCAGGCTGTAAGGCGGTATAGAATTTGCGGTAGAGTTTAGACTTCGCTTCTGGCGAAAAATAAATTACTACATTGCGGCATAAGATCATGTCATACCACCTTTCAGGGAAAGGGTCTTTTAGCAGATCCTTCACAGAGAAGCATACGCGCCTTTTTAGTATATCTTTTACCTGATACAGTTCCTTCCCTTTCGGTTCGAAGTACCGTGGCAACCATTCCTTTGGCACATTGACCAACTGGCGCTGATGATAAACGCCGTCCATCGCTTTTTTGAGGGCGTTTTCGTCTATATCCCAGGCATCGATGGGTTGAGAATCGTCGAGATTTGCTTCATTGGCCAGCATCGCAAGGGAGTAGGGTTCTTCGCCGGTAGCAGCTCCAGCACTTAAAAATCTTAATTTTTTGCTCCTTCTAAGATTAATAAGCTCAGGTATTACGATATCCTTGAGATGCCACCATCGTGGAGGATTTCGAAAGAACTCCGAGACGTTGATCGTCAAATAATCGAGGAATTCTCTTAGTTTTTCTGGATCTTTGGAAACATAATCGTAGAATTGATCATACGAATTCATGCCCCATCGCTGCATTAGCATATGTGCTCTGCGATGGATTTGGTATTTATAGGCATCAAGGTCAAGACCAGTCAACTCGCGAATGCGCCGCTTGAATATGTCGTACTCCGGGGGAGCCGGGTAGGGCTTTTCTTCCCTCATGTCTTTCCTCCCGTGTGTCATGCTTTTTTAACCTTGCTTATTCTACCTGGAAAATAGGCTTTTGATGATATATAATTCTTCATAAGTAAGAGTATTCTATGCGATCGCTCCTTTGCGAGGAGAGGAAAGTCCGGGCTCCATAGGGCAGGACGCTGGATAACGTCCAGTGGGCGCAAGCCCAGGAGAGTGCCACAGAGATATACCGCCTTCTTCGAAAGAAGGTAAGGGTGAAAAGGTGGGGTAAGAGCCCACCAGCCGCGGGGCGACCCGCGGGCTAGGTTAACCCCGTCCGGAGCAAGGCCAAATAGGGAGGGTTGAGGCTGCCCGCTGACCTCCGGGTAAGGCCGCTTGAGGACGAGCGCAAGTTCGTCTCCAGATAAATGATCGCGCAATACAGAACCCGGCTTATGGGGTGCTCTTGCTTCGTTATATAGGTCTTAAGTCCTTACTTGTCCAGAGACAAATAGGTCTCTGGACTCTTTTTTTGACC
This genomic window from Acetomicrobium sp. S15 = DSM 107314 contains:
- the purB gene encoding adenylosuccinate lyase, producing MIERYQTKEMAEIWSEESQYRSWLEVELAVCRAWMELGAVPEEAFRQIEEKASFDVERIKEIEKVVQHDVIAFVSNVAENVGEAGRYVHLGLTSSDVLDTASALRLKKATSTLLDSLEALRRSVLERAWTFKDSLCVGRTHGVHAEPMTFGLKLINWYDQLGRDAKRLEMAREEISWGKISGAVGTYAHCPPEIEARACAVLGLRPAAVSNQILQRDAHAHLLAVLAIMGTAVERMALEIRHLQRTEVLEALEPFGKGQKGSSAMPHKRNPITCERLCGMARLLRGYAQVAMENVALWHERDISHSSAERVIWPDAFHIAHYMLKTTQRVVVGMEVDAKRMEENLNLTKGLIFSQSVLLTLVDAGMARDEAYAVVQEDAMRAFKEGIPFIDVLRADERVTARIGESDLKKALDPKGYLKHIDDIFGRFTRPE
- the glpX gene encoding class II fructose-bisphosphatase, whose translation is MAVPDRNMALELVRVTEAAAMAAGRWMGRGDKNAADGAAVEAMRFVLNTVRMDGVVVIGEGEKDEAPMLYNGERLGSESEPKVDIAVDPIDGTRLTAMGLPGAVSVVAVAERGTMYDPRHIFYMNKIATGPEAAGEIDIEAPVRENLARVAKAKRKSVEDIAVVILDRPRHEGLIKEVRSAGARIRLIQDGDISGALTTCISGSGIDLLLGIGGSPEAVVSACAIKCVGGNMMCKLWPRNDDEASRCRELGMDLDAVLGLDDLVNSDNVFFAATGVTDGELLRGVRYEGEHIRTHSLVMRSLSGTIRYVEAIHRLSKLQTISDISYGPRFA
- a CDS encoding V-type ATPase subunit subunit G family protein, encoding MPDDLMSKIKDTESEARRVIEEARKEARRIISETKAKAEKMLEETNQRARSEYREAINRIEKEAEVASQKIVEKSIAESRKFIEKHRSIVPEIAVWLAEEVRTRYGHSRA
- a CDS encoding V-type ATP synthase subunit I, coding for MAIVELKHVDLLVHSSVENEVAAEIQRLSFCEPISLIGEEEDRSSHAAKMRFYEERLSDARFVLRFLEPYYQGKEDKIAWLLGERPKRRWEELVGSESQLALQDLSQRLRSIERRMAELRSELSNLQAQKTLLKRLSGFPYPLAIISGTDTLSAQIGTIAVEEIQSLLDLLKSNLDPQKCEWFIAPPQGKDKDTLVVIIYLKDLDSSIAEISEKCKLSSVELPRELKGKIEDEIRGIDEKEERLLSEREDLELEIQNAAERYIPAVRELHDYYTTLKDRHQALSEGKHSDQTSFLSFWVPLPCIDLFKQKLARWSNMMEMGIYDPLPHEEPPIILTNPRLIQPFEPLTTLYGLPAYGGVDPTPHMSPYFCLFFGFCLGDGVYGVALALLSAYLLLRYDVKGGLKRFLTLFLLCGLSSVAIGALTGSWAGNAIDAFGILRPLKPLKDAVMVGDPTSDPLSFLAVALALGIVQILYGLSLAFADAWRKGDRLGAVGDKGSWIVLIIGLLLWGGGAMGYLSGALGNIGKLLAIVGAITIVATQGRTRKNPIAKTLVGLISLYNITSYLGDTLSYSRLLALGMASAVVGMIINTLSGLLSGIPWVGPILGVCLFIMGHIFSLAVNSLGAFVHSLRLQYVEFFSKFYSAGGRPFRPLCYEMRYISLVDEEIK
- a CDS encoding V-type ATP synthase subunit K, whose product is MELGMVFTILGAALATGLAGIGSAIGVGIAGESGAGVLTEDPGKFGLVLLLQALPGTQGIYGLLTAFFAIMKVGLLGGAPASLTVWQGLGIMFACVPIAIGGYLSAISQGKASASCIQLIAKRPGEIGKAIILPAMVETYAVLALLMSIILLNGIQI
- a CDS encoding V-type ATP synthase subunit E produces the protein MALQDIVTKIESDARQQAKEIVEKAQEQAKTILSEAEKEAREIEEEWRKRYQRERDGIFKRREIVAHLDARKLRLAAQRELIDEAFAESINKLQQLNGEEYTSWMSALLEEALQSVENKRGEVLLCEKEKVLNEGWIRRFNEEHGTNLVIAKERLSASGGFLLRIERVEVNCTFEKLVDFVRDDLEPEVVHRFLAR
- a CDS encoding V-type ATPase subunit; this encodes MTGNKAFVYAIARLKAMENRLLDRGIFQRMIESEDVQAALRILGETSYAKWFSSSEADISFDQVLDSELQSFYDEVEKFVPDNSLILLFRLPYDYHNVKVVLKSFISQRLGGEKRWDLLTPLGSIPTDDLVLAIETEDFSFLPYGFNVLLPQCLSLWEQSRDMLEIERILDAHLFNSLVALSKKLPYDGIDYYVKDKIDAENIRTALRLKRANTEANKISGFFHEGGTYTPDLLMRLIEEPLEGWQRILSFGDAVSALESLQEVHQEAEMLVQLERVLDDFLTKILDKCRYDAFSPEQILRHIHLKETEIKNLRITLVGKTSGVSGNVIRGLLRYVP
- a CDS encoding V-type ATP synthase subunit F yields the protein MSPKGLYMAALGDYESVLPLQAVGIQSFIVKEDISEVELGKLLHRLMDGQCAVVFVVEWLFEQYAHLIDEFVSNSEISAIPIPNVKGSRGIGAELIRQWVEQAVGMDIFS